The proteins below come from a single Argentina anserina chromosome 1, drPotAnse1.1, whole genome shotgun sequence genomic window:
- the LOC126800257 gene encoding probable receptor-like protein kinase At2g23200, whose translation MEILDLLLLSQLVLLLQYSSLHSLSLAYELQEKYFVNCGSDDNVDLNDRNFIGDLKPDSFSFSKGSETIKDANLTLSSLYQTARVSSRQSYYKFEITDTGTYLVRLHFFPISSPSSNLSTGIFHVSDSKFRLLNNFTAKINSSTTSAIIKEFFLGINSTDSFKLYFTPQASSFAFVNAIELFLAPSNFTPENHNSNLPLHTTYRVNVGGPELSPNNDTLWRNWETDDIYLSDPNSAKNSNKSTITYAPNDQADRDFIASTKFIAPDLVYKTAKVMNSAANSSNITWSFSVSRNARHIVRAHFCDIISTTAGEIVFNLSSNGNFRKEIVELESRFHRLLSNPFYYDFVVNASESEVVNISIAPNFTIDIPNAFLNGLEILQIMEGTAVIYDLEESKKVNVAIVVGSVLGGGLFLICIFLIGFLFCLRHRKAKKNRGGISHNLGLKISFVEIKSATDDFDPKMQIGVGGFGHVYRGTLSDGTKVAVKRCKQVEQRSGQGLPEFETEIIVLSKIHHRHLVSLIGYCDEGSEMILVYEFMEKGTLEDHLYDSNVPRLSWKQRLEICIGAASGLDYLHRGAAGGIIHRDVKSTNILLDENLVAKVADFGLSKSGPLEENFVSTAVKGTIGYLDPEYYMSGMLTEKSDVYSFGVVLLEVLCGRPPIVQTVPREQMNLAEWVMHCKKQGTLEEIIDSPLKGEIDPSSLRRFIETAEKCLKPDSCDRPTMADVQWDLNYALKLHQTGRLGAPHEDSTVCSSSAFSIPNIPHFASLDSTVNISAMKDDEMESTESEIFSQLRIGEAR comes from the coding sequence ATGGAAATCCTTGATCTTCTTTTGTTATCTCAGCTTGTTCTTCTCCTTCAGTACTCATcccttcactctctctctttaGCTTATGAACTCCAAGAGAAGTACTTTGTCAATTGTGGATCAGATGATAATGTGGATCTCAATGATCGGAATTTCATTGGGGATTTGAAGCCTGAttccttctctttctcaaaGGGAAGTGAGACTATTAAAGACGCCAACCTGACATTATCGAGTCTCTACCAGACAGCAAGAGTTTCCAGTCGCCAATCCTACTACAAATTCGAGATCACTGATACCGGTACTTATCTGGTACGCCTGCATTTCTTTCCAATTTCTTCACCCTCAAGTAATCTCTCTACCGGAATTTTTCATGTTTCGGATTCCAAATTCAGACTGTTGAACAATTTCACAGCCAAGATTAATAGTAGTACAACCTCTGCTATAATTAAGGAATTCTTTCTTGGAATAAATAGTACCGACTCATTTAAGCTATATTTTACACCTCAAGCCTCGTCTTTTGCTTTTGTAAATGCCATCGAACTATTCCTTGCACCTTCAAATTTCACCCCTGAGAATCACAACAGTAATCTACCTTTACACACAACTTACCGAGTGAATGTTGGAGGCCCAGAGCTCTCACCAAATAATGACACACTGTGGAGAAACTGGGAGACTGATGATATTTATCTGTCTGATCCAAACTCTGCAAAGAACTCTAACAAAAGTACCATTACTTATGCTCCAAACGATCAAGCTGATCGTGATTTTATTGCATCAACTAAATTTATCGCCCCGGATTTGGTTTACAAGACAGCTAAAGTGATGAACAGCGCAGCCAATTCTTCCAACATAACATGGTCTTTTAGTGTGAGCAGAAATGCTAGGCACATTGTCCGTGCGCACTTCTGTGACATTATTTCTACAACCGCCGGTGAAATAGTGTTTAACTTGTCTTCGAATGGCAACTTCCGTAAGGAGATAGTCGAACTGGAGTCACGTTTCCATCGTTTGCTGTCTAATCCTTTCTACTATGATTTTGTGGTGAATGCTAGTGAGTCTGAAGTAGTTAACATCAGTATAGCTCCTAATTTTACCATAGATATACCAAATGCCTTTCTAaatgggctggaaatattgcAAATAATGGAGGGAACAGCTGTGATTTATGATTTGGAAGAATCCAAGAAGGTAAATGTGGCTATTGTGGTTGGTTCAGTTCTTGGAGGAGGCCTGTTTCTCATCTGTATTTTCCTCATTGgattcttgttttgtttgagACATAGAAAGGCGAAGAAAAACAGAGGAGGAATCTCCCACAACCTTGGGTTGAAGATATCTTTTGTCGAAATTAAGTCTGCAACAGACGACTTTGACCCCAAAATGCAGATAGGTGTGGGTGGTTTTGGACATGTTTATAGAGGAACTCTCTCTGATGGCACCAAAGTGGCTGTGAAGCGTTGTAAGCAAGTGGAGCAGCGATCAGGCCAAGGACTTCCAGAATTTGAAACAGAAATCATAGTGTTGTCGAAAATCCACCACCGGCATCTTGTCTCCTTAATTGGTTACTGTGATGAAGGGTCTGAGATGATACTAGTGTATGAGTTCATGGAAAAAGGGACCTTGGAAGATCATTTGTATGACTCGAATGTGCCTCGCTTGTCGTGGAAGCAAAGACTAGAAATTTGCATAGGAGCAGCAAGTGGACTTGATTATCTCCACAGAGGTGCGGCAGGGGGCATCATCCACCGTGATGTGAAGTCCACCAACATATTGCTGGATGAGAACCTTGTGGCTAAAGTCGCTGACTTCGGGCTTTCAAAGTCTGGCCCTCTTGAAGAAAATTTTGTCAGCACGGCTGTCAAAGGCACCATCGGTTACCTTGATCCAGAGTACTATATGTCTGGAATGTTGACAGAAAAATCTGATGTGTACTCATTTGGTGTGGTACTACTTGAGGTGTTATGTGGAAGACCTCCTATTGTACAAACGGTTCCGAGAGAGCAAATGAACTTAGCTGAATGGGTTATGCATTGCAAGAAACAAGGGACGCTAGAAGAGATCATTGATTCTCCATTGAAGGGTGAGATTGATCCTAGCTCACTGAGACGTTTTATTGAGACTGCAGAGAAGTGTTTGAAACCAGATTCTTGTGATAGGCCGACGATGGCTGACGTGCAGTGGGATTTGAACTATGCATTGAAGCTTCATCAAACTGGAAGGCTTGGAGCACCCCATGAGGATAGCACTGTTTGTTCTTCATCAGCGTTTTCAATACCAAATATTCCACATTTCGCTTCACTTGATTCGACAGTTAACATTTCTGCAATGAAGGACGACGAGATGGAGTCTACAGAGAGCGAAATTTTCTCCCAACTGAGAATCGGGGAGGCCAGATAA